Proteins encoded within one genomic window of Thalassophryne amazonica chromosome 23, fThaAma1.1, whole genome shotgun sequence:
- the nop10 gene encoding H/ACA ribonucleoprotein complex subunit 3, with the protein MFLQFYLSENGDRVYTLKKVDPAGQPTSPAHPARFSPDDKFSRHRVILKKRFGILLTQQSKPVL; encoded by the exons ATGTTCCTTCAGTTTTACCTCAGTGAAAACGGGGATCGAGTCTACACTCTCAAG AAGGTGGATCCTGCAGGTCAGCCCACCAGCCCGGCCCACCCGGCACGCTTCTCCCCAGATGACAAATTCTCCCGGCACAGAGTGATCCTGAAGAAACGCTTCGGCATTCTGCTCACCCAGCAGAGCAAACCCGTTCTGTGA